The sequence CTGGGACTATTTTGAAATATCAGCAGCCAGTTAAATATGCTATATATGGTATAGGAAATATTGGTGGGTGGAGTGGAGGATGTGCGGCCGAGTGTTGCACACTTTCCCTTTTGTTTGGTAGGATGGAAAGATGGAGAGGGAGAGAGAGTAAAGATATTGCTGCCCTTCCACAAATTCAACATTTTATCCCTCGTAACATCTAGAAATTGTAGGGAATGACCTTAAAACACAAATTTGTCTCCCTCCTACTTTCTTGTATGTAGGAACAAAAGAGAAGTAGCTTTTGTCTTCTTCCCTTCCACCAGACCTAGCTAATCAAAGCTTTTAATTTTACCCTCTCATCACCTAGTTTTGTAAATCAATGGTCTGACATCCTTTCTTGTTTAGAAACCCAGGGATCATGTTCACATAACATTGACAAGCCTCTTTTGTTATATGATGGTTTTAAAAATAGATGCTCTCCAGTTTTGTCCAAgattgaatatattatataattttttgcaaGTATTTTCAAGTTATATCTCACTATATTGTCTTTCAGGGGATCGGGTGAAGTACATTGGACCCTCCATCAGCATTGAAGCAAATAAAAGGTTGCTGCTTTCATTTGGCAGTCGTTGTGAAgtttgtcaattttttttttttttgaaagtttaACCATTGATACAATCATAGGCATGACAATATTATTAGTGTGGCAGAACGCTAAATGCTCTCGCTTCAATTATATGCCTGCAGTCCGTTAGCATTTTCTACATTGTGCCGGAGATTATTGATTGCTTGTTCATTCTTCTTTGCCTAGTGAACCATTCAACTTAAATTTGTTCATGGTGTAACCATctttaagaaattaattttcaCTGATGCAAATTTATGTGCCTTGATGCGCATGgttcattcatatttttttaatgttgagTATTGCTGTATTTATGTGCATGTTTTTAATTGCTAATTTGGTGTGGTGATTTTTTATGTAGTTTGCCCATATTTCTTGTAGTTGTTTCTCAAATTGTTGTTGTAAAGATATGTTATGTTTGTCGGCTCACACTTGTTTGCTCAACACAAAGGTGGTGCTACCAATGTGAATTCAAATATGAAACTACTGTGTTGTTTTTTCTTTCCATTAAATGTTGATATCGCTTGTGAATTACtacctttctttttctttttccctgcatttcttctttcttttttattggTTGGCTACCTGGTTAAAATATGACTGGTACCTAGTTGAAAATATATGGTGACGGGGTTATAAAATTGTTGTTATTTCCTTCTTTTTTAGTAACAATCAGCAAAAAACAATTACTATAGACAATTGGATGTGTTGAATCAATAGAATCTGTGGTCACGATGAGGGGAATTTCcttaatttttttctattcCTCTGGTTTTTGCGGATGAAGTTTATTCTATATTTCTAATTCGTCTAATCGACAAATTCTTCAAATTCGTAACACCTGTTAAATGCTTTACATATTTTTTCTTGCTAACGCATAGAAGGCTTAAGCACCCTATATTAGAAAGAATATGGAGAGATTCTTCACCTTCAGACAATATAGCTTGTCACAAAAAATGATTTTGTGCATTTTCCTTCTGTAAAATGTTTTTtgctccttttcttttcttacttaATTTCTGAAGGGATAATGAGTTTTGATTTCCTAATCTCCTTAATATTTTTAAGTATCTAATTtcttgttttaattaaatagacCATCAGTATACATGCCGGTGGGCTAGAATTTATGATCATCAGTCCCTTATTTTTGTCCTTCTTTTTCCTTCTTAAGTTACGTATATCAACGTTTGTTCTTGTATATGGGATATGTATAATTGGGAATCTCGATACACTTTTCATTCTTCTCGCCGTCACCCTCTGTGGGTGTGGGTCATGGGGAACCTTTAGACAATATAGcttgtcacattttttaaaataattttgtgcaTTTTCCTGTTGTAAAATGTTTTTTGCTCCTTTTCTTTTTATACTTAATATCCAAAGGgagaataaattttgatttccaAATCTCCTCAATATTTTTTAAGCATCTCATGGCTTGTACTTGTATATATAGGTTATCAGTACAAATGCCGGTGGGATAGAATTTATGGTCAACACACTTTATTTTGTGTCATTCCTTTGCCTTCTTAAGCTACATATATCCACGTTTATACTTATATATGGGACATGTAAAATTGGTAATCTTAATACACTTTTCATTCTTCTCACCGTCACCCTCTGTGGGTGTGGGTCATGGGGAACATTTCTCATCTATCTTGAAAAGACCATCATAAGAGTAAATTGGTCCTAACTTTGAACTTTCTGCACCTGATCTTTGACATATCGAATTCGGCACAGGATTGTATTGGGGCAGATACCAACACCTGATGGTCCAACAAATGCTTATACTGTTATCCGTTGCAGGTGGGTTGGTAAGTCGTTTAGATGCATGGAAAAACCCTGTTGCTGTGTTTCTTTTGTCTCTGGTAGTCATCTTCGTGCTAAGCGTGCTCTGAAAGGCTTTTTAGTCGAATCTCCGGAacataaatttgataaatttacTGACTATTTTAAGTCTTCCTGACACTCTACATCTCCATTTTGTTGGCTTGTATTGAATTGCGTTCTATTTTCCTATGTGTTGAGTTGGCTGATATTTACTTAATTTTCTAAATCCTTGTACCTTTGTTGAGACTATCAACCAGTTACTGAGTGACTACTATATCTTTGCAGGACTCTGTGTAGCGGTCAAAGAGGGGAGGTATATGAGGTCAATGGTGACGACGTAGCTGTTGTTTTTGATACTTTTGGGCATTCGACAAAGGAAGTGCAACAGGATGAGAAAGGATCAGAGCCTGCTGCCCAACCATCTGTTTGTTGGATTCATGGTATATGCTCATCACTTGGAAATTGGAAATTCTACAAAACTTTGGATTGAATTCATTTATGAACTTGATTGATTTTCATGTATTGTTCATGCTAATTCAATATTTTGTTGCTGTGCtctgatttttttaatgtaaggGGTAGTTATAAGTTTATAAAGGTTACCCCGTGCttattcataattttgaaaGGGtgaaatgttaatttcttcttcttcttcttcttcatatttcCTAATCTTATATTCAAATTCCAATTATGGTTTTTATTAGTGCTCTTACTGAGGCTTTCCATGTAATTTTGGTGCTTATACTTTAGATATCAGACAATGTGCCAGTTAACATGGCATCTTTTACTGATTGCTTGGATTGTTTTTAAAGATGGTTTTTGTAagtataaaataaagaaaaattagtGTCTTCTAAGGAGTAATTtcaattattgtttttaaaatcgGACCGGACTGGTCGGTATGACCGAGAAACGGCCACTGGTCTGATCCGGACCTACTCTATAAACCCTTTTAACGGTCAAATCAGTCAAGAACCGGTCGGACCGGTCATGAAATGGTGAACCGGTTAAAAACCGGTCCGACCAGTTCAccactttttttaattttttaattttgttttagaatataattattttctcatatatatatatttttaaaaaatatttcttatatttttaatattattttcagttatatatatgcttacttggattttgaactttgttaaaaatattattttagcagTATTAGagcttattttgatttatttttttgtctaaaaaatttggatataattatatttgattatatgtatgttgttttgattttaaactttgataaatatttatatatatttaagatttttagaatttaaaatatattatttactatattatattattattttatataatataatagtttTCCCGTCCGACTGTCAGATTTAACTTTCCGACCGGTTGAACCATTTTTATAAGGTAAACCGTTTCGATCACTGGTCTTGTTATGAAAACATTGATTTCAACTATTATAAAGCGATTTTGCCaatttttgatatttgattaatGTGAAGATTGATATTTGCTTAGAATGTTTTTAAGATTGAATAGTAATTACTGATTACTTGCGAGTGTGTATATGCGATCTTGTACTGATTGCTTGGAGTGTTTTTAAAGATGGTTATTGTGAATATATGTAAATTAGAGGAAGATCGGTGTCTTGTAAGTGGTAATTTCAATGACCATAATGTGATTCAgccaatttttatatttgaataatttgaAGATTGAATAGTAATTATCAATAGTCCAAGTGGAAAGGGGAGGCCACACAAATTGTCATTATGGCTTGTAGTAGCAAAAAGTTGAATTGGTGTTTGAAGAGCAGAATTGGagcatttttaatttttttttatttctttggcATTAATCATGAACTTTGGCATCAACATTGTGGAGGGTGATTTCAAAAGTAATAGCTGAGATTCAAAGTTTGATTTACAGAAACACTGGGCTATGGACTTGCTATCTTTTGATGTTCGGAATTGTACCAAATCATTCATCGTTAGTTTAGCTTAAAAAAATTCACTCATTATTTTGTTGTGATTTTGTTGACGTCATCTAAAGATTCTTTGGAGGACTTATCCTTAGAGCTGTGTTCATGGGCTGGGCAGTTATGGTATCTATTTGTGATGCTTGTTGGGAGGGAGAAAGAAGTAAATACTTTGTCTTCCTTCCAATATCAAATCAGAATCCTAATAAGCCTTTTGATATTCGTTTATCCTATAATTCAATTTGGTTATTTGAGCTGTTTGCCTCATCGTTGAAGAGTGCTAAATCTTGTATCTGATGGGCTTAAAAACATCTTAAAACCTTTCATGTCATGTTTATTACCTACCTATTCTGATTTTATATTGTAGTTAAGGATATTGAGCGTGATCTGGATGCCCAAGTTCACGACTGCTATGTTGCAATGGAAGCGCTATGTGAGGTATCTGTTTCAGATGACGATGACACGACTTCATTAAAACTTCATCAACGAGTTTGTGTTCTCGCTTACTGAATTTCCCCCCATATAACTGCAGGTCTTGGAGTCTCAAGAACCACTCGTAGTCTATTTTCCCGATTCTTCTCTGTGGTTATCCAGGGCAGTTCCAAAATCAAATCGGAAAGAGTTTATCCGCAAGATGCGAGAGTTGTTTGACCAATTAGCTGGACCTGTAGTTTTAATTTGTGGGCAAAACAAAGTGGAAACTGGATCAAAAGAGAAGGAGAAATTTGTAAGTTTGAGTTAACCATTGTCcataaaaaatgttcatgccTCCCTTTCTCTGATCCCATCAGTGGGTGCCACTTCTGATTGTATGGATGaacttttccttttcttttcaacaGACCATGATACTTCCCAATCTGGGCCGGCTTGCTAAGTTGGTAAGTTTTATGCTATTGTTTTTTGAAAGTTATCCTTTCTCTGGCTTGTATGTGATATAGTAATTGAGTTAATTTCCCTCCTCTTCTAGTAGCTCACTGTTTCTTTTGATGTTTTCCAAACGAGAGTTGCACTCATGATAATGGTTTATAACTTATGCATCAGAAATGCGAACTAAACATGTTTAGGAAACGAAGGCGATAACCCATTGCAGAAAGGTCTGTAAACTAATATAGCTATCGGAAAAATTGTCTTGTCATATATGGCAGAAACATATATGTTGAGGATATGTATGTTAAGTGCACTGAATCTTTGATAATGGCGCCGAAATTCGGAATCAAACGAGTGTATCTCTGGAAGAAAAAAACAAATGGAAAGAAATATATAACTCACCACTTTTATTATATTCTAAGTTTGTGTTTGGTAATCTTCTTCGGCTCTGGACATTCTGTCATGCATAACCATAGGAAAGATTAGCCTTTATTATATCTGGACGTTTCTTTTTCAGCCTCTTCCCCTGAAGCGACTCACGGAAGGATTAAAGCCTGCTAAGCAATCTGAAGACGATGAAATCTGTACTCTTTTCACTAATGTGATGTGCATATCTCCTCCAAAGGTATTTTTTCTGTTATTACCTATGTTCAAGATATTACAAGATTCTTGTTCAACATTGATACTTTATTTCTGTTTTCAAGATCCTTGTGTTCCTTTTTTTGCATCAAACATGTTTCCATCTCCATGGATAACGAATTAGCCGcacagaaaatgttttattcttgagTTATTAGGACTGCAAAACTTATGTTAACCACGTTCCAGTATTGTTTAGGCAAAGATTTTTAACATCTGGTACTGCTTGATAAGCCGTGTTAAAAACTGGACAAAAATGTTACCTGTCTTTCTTTACAATCTGGAATACGTTGAATCTTGAATCAGTGGAGTTTTTATAATCAATAGACATGAAAAGTTTACATAACCTGAAAATCTTCGGTAGCACTAATTACATATACATGTTATTACGCCCTGAGCTGGTGGAATAATGCGACTCAGCAAGATTACTTGACTATTGCAGGAGGAAGATCTTCTACGGATATTCACCAAACAGATTGAAGAAGACAGAAGAATAGTGATATCTCGAAGtaatttaaatgaaatgcaTATGGTATGTCCATgggatttttttcttttacaattTGATTTCTTGCCAAATTTTCTTTGCAGTCATGTAGCCAGCTCTTGTGTTACTTAGTTCAGAGGAATAAATTTCTCACTGTGCATCTACTGAAAATGGTTATTATTCCTTTCAGGTTCTCGAGGAACATGGATTATCATGCATGGatttgttgtatgtgaactctgATGGTGTGATATTGACAAAGCGGAGTAAGAATGTACTCATTTCTATAATCATGTCAGCCACACTCATTAAACAACTTTATATATAAAACATTATGAAGTCAACCATTCTTTGATAGAAGCTGATCTTTGTTCGCATTCAAAGTCACTTCTCCTCTACAGTgactatatataaaaaatttattgcatCAATGGTATTGCCAGGGCACATATTTCTTTGATAGGGCACTTTTAATACCTTACACCATCTAGTGCAAGATTGCAGTATTTAATTGGAGCAGCTGGAGCATGATGGTTGATTGTTTTGGACACTTTTATTTTCCAATTCAGAGGATTTCTCCAGACAATTGAACTTTTATTAAAACATGAAGGATTTTATATGCTTTCTATCTGAACAGAAAACTAGCTGTTGCCTGTTTTAATATTtgtaatttgtttttatattttgcATTTGGATCCAGAAATTATTTAAAAGGTGAGTATATATCTTTTACCTTTGTATTTATTCCTAGCAACTCACCAGAATTGATAAAGAAATATGCATTTTAACCCCTGACGGAAGAAAATCTAACAACATCTTACCCGTTTTATTTAAGCTTCCTAGTTGTGTCTGTTAGTTGAGGACTCAGTATCATACAGTTCTGCTCTTTATCCTGTAAGCATAGCTATTCATAATTGCTACATATCAAGCTTAGTTGCATGTTGTCTTAATAGCGTAGCCACTCGTCCTAACAAAGAAGTTTGGATTTAGTGTTTCCATTAAGATTTGGAGTTTGGAAGAATTTATTTGCAAGTttacagaattacaattctgtTCTCTACCTGAAAGAATATTTACTCGGTTCTTTTAAGTTACCAACTTAAGGCAAAAAGAGAGATTCAACTTGCTTATTGTTAAGTGCTAATAATAATGTTTCAAATGTTGATAACAATATCACAAGAAACAAATGGCATTAAACTCCCTGAAATCCACTTCAGAATATGCCaatatttacttttatttttgaacTGTGCAACCCCTATGTGAAATTATTGATATTTAAAACCCTGTGTTTTTTAATTAGGCTTAAAGCCCCTATAAATGGTAGTAAATATGCctaattttttaatcatatggTTTGAAATGACCTTTAATTTTGTACGAGGAGTTTGTGTTTTTTCGATATTTCACATGGGTGGTAAATGCAATTTCTCTAAATATTTCTAATTATAGTGGGCAGTGACAACTTCCCAAAAATTCTGTTGTGTTTTTCATCGTTCTGTGATTAAAATATGCATAATACTATTTTGTTGATGGGCTACAGAAGCTGAGAAAGTTGTTGGCTGGGCTAAAAATCACTACCTTTCCTCATGCCTTAGTCCTTCTGTTAAGGGGGATCGGTTGCATGTGCCTTGTGAGAGGTAATTATCTTTATATGTGTTTATCTCTGAATCATCTTTTATCTTCTTTAAGGTGACGGCTGTCGGTTGTCATGTGTAGCCTTGAACTAGCAATTTTGAGGTTAAAGGAGCAGGAAACAGCATCCAAGAAGCCTTCTCAAAATTTGaagtctctctctctctctctctctctctctctctctctctctctctctctcacatcCAGAATATAAACACTCCGTTCACATCTTTGTCCGTTGGCTGACAAGAAAAACTGCTTGTAGAATCTTGCTAAAGATGAGTACGAGACCAATTTTGTTTCAGCAGTAGTTCCCCCAGGTGAGATTGGTGTCAAATTTGATGATGTTGGTGCCCTTGAAGATGTGAAAAGGGCATTGAATGAACTAGTGATCCTCCCAATGCAGAGGCCTGAACTTTTTTCCCATGGAAATTTGCTGCGGGTAACTCAACTTGAGATATATAGTTCACAATTTTTCGATTTTATGGTCTTTCAGCCTCTAAACAGGTACCTTTTGTCAGCCGTGCAAAGGGATATTACTTTTTGGGCCTCCTGGAACAGGAAAAACCCTGATTGCAAAAGCTCTTGCAACAGAAGCGGGAGCTAATTTCATCAGCATTACTGGTTCAACACTAACATCTAAGGTAAAAGAAACAGTAGTGTTGGGTATTTGCTATGTTATCTACTTCACATTCTGACTTAAGAGTGGACCAAGTTTTCAACGATGATTGCTCATGGGTCACTTCCCGTACAATATTATCTGTTTGTTTGAGGGCTCTCTTGGGCTCAACAATAATTTGCTTGCTTAATTAAATGAATGGATGCAAGCATGGTAGAAAGGGAAAAGATATGGAGCCTTACACTTGATGCTGTTTACTCAAGAACTGCTGgtcaagtttttgtcaattgaAGACTatgattctattttttttaatgctcGACAAGAAATTTAAGTTGGCGAACTTTGTATCAGAGCACCATAGGGGAAGTCTTGTTGTCTACTGCTGaaatttaaaaagataaaatacaGACCATAGTGCAAGTAGGCATGAAATCTTGAGTTTATACTTAACTATCTTTATACACACGTTAAGTTTAACCTCATAAATTGGGATTTCAGTAACATGACATATCAATATGTGTTTATGAAACTCTACTGATAAATTATTAAGTTTGTGTACCGTGGATGACTCATCCACTATCTCTGTAACCTTaactttattaatttaataatattatagtttccgatcaaaaaaaaaaaatgcgtTTATGATACAGCCACCCTTGTGATGTACATAGTTGCATGAATTCATTACTGCTGAACAGACTGAAAAAGAAGATGAATTAAGTTATTTGCAAGTCCGAatttatttcaagaaattgGATTACCatcagatttttttttgttctttgaaaaattcttttgtttaatttaacTGACATTATGAATTGGTTGCTTTTTTTTCATGTAGTGGTTTGGGGATGCTGAAAAACTTACGAGGGCTCTCTTCTCCTTTGCTAGCAAGCTTGCGCctgtaattatttttattgatgagGTGAGACCTGCTATGTTATTCCTGTCGACTGATGTGTGGAAAGGGTCAATAGTTCTAATACCTCTTTGCCCAGAGTGTCAATTGAGAATATAGTGTATATACGTTGTTAATCTTTTTACGTTGGTGATAGCTTatctttttaaaatgatttaggCAAATTATCAGGTAGCAAGTGGCTTATGAAATATAGTACTGATTCGGTATGCTTTTTTTAGTTCATCGAACTGGCACATTCTTAtaccatttttcaaaaattttaaaaaaagtggaaacaaataattttattctaTGAGGACTTCATTGCAAAAATTTGAAGTTTTGATgttacaaaagaaaaattgtgtgaactgtttatattttaatcACAACTTCATCTAAAACTCAAATTTGTGTGAATAAGAGATGTTTCATACTTGATACGCTCTAACATTCCCTGTCACGTGCAACTCCTGTTATTTTTATATGCACGTgctgttttttttaaagcttcGTATGCAGAATTCCATTTTATATAGTATCAGCAAATGATTGCTTTGGTCAAAACCTTAAGAATTTATGGATGACTCCGAATTTTTGGATGGAATgacttaaatttaaatcatcTCAAATGCTGCGTAATTGTTCCACATGTTAGGATACTTAGAAAGGCTATGTTTGATATAATGACGTTGAGATGGTTTGCGCTTTATCTCATCTGCCATTTTAGCAGTTTCCAGGATTAACATAGACGCTATATTGAAACTTGATAATTTTGACATTGTGGATTCCCTAGAgtttcatcttcacatggaGACCAATTATGAGAATTACAATGCAACTAAGCTACATCCATGCAATTCTAAATTGCTACTTTCTTGACTTTCAGTCTTTATTTTCACCTTTATGTACTGGCTTTGTGTTGGTGTTAAGGTCCCTTATTATCTTGTTTCTATGTTAAATCTCATTTATTAGCTGGCATTCCCATTTTTAGATATTACAGCATGGCTTTGCATGCAGGTTGACAGCTTGCTTGGTGCTCGCGGTGGTTCTTTCGAGCACGAGGCCACGAGAAGAATGCGAAATGAGTTTATGGCAGCTTGGGATGGACTGAGGTCGAAAGACAGCCAGAGGATCCTTATCCTTGGTGCCACAAATAGGCCGTTTGACCTTGATGATGCAGTCATTCGTCGATTGCCAAgaaggtaaattttttttttgaaagggaAGGTAACTTTTACTGTCGTTCAAGTTGATACTATCTGAGTACAAACAAATAGGTTATGCTTAAAGTTCAACTTCtaaaagaatatattttttcttttagaatTTATGTGGATCTGCCAGATGCTGAAAATCGTTTGAAAATACTCAATATAATTCTAGCTCGAGAAAAT comes from Primulina huaijiensis isolate GDHJ02 chromosome 5, ASM1229523v2, whole genome shotgun sequence and encodes:
- the LOC140976697 gene encoding uncharacterized protein isoform X2 — translated: MYAMRIAYRNKKRNHVVLRGKYFVNTNCRYYSGEQCLRSAPQAENHESRDSLTERYLSNSRWSSGLVHERRCTSVHGRFDISWRSCLLRFYSSEGNGRNASEDKCVQAKDVAACDEKKVHKEEKSENVRNCDAHGRLGVEDQMEWLKNEKLAMENKKKESPFLPRRERFRNEFLRRIVPWEKISLSWDTFPYYIHEHSKNLLVECVASHLKHKKFTTTYGGRLSSSSGRILLQSIPGTELYRERLVRALARDLQVPLLVLDSSILAPYDSPEECSTENESDEDNTESVEECTSESESEDENEASNEEDYTSGDERAGGSDDEVDVQATAEALKKLAHYNLEEFEKSVSGDVESSSGSSKPEADEPSDQANQPLKKGDRVKYIGPSISIEANKRTLCSGQRGEVYEVNGDDVAVVFDTFGHSTKEVQQDEKGSEPAAQPSVCWIHVKDIERDLDAQVHDCYVAMEALCEVLESQEPLVVYFPDSSLWLSRAVPKSNRKEFIRKMRELFDQLAGPVVLICGQNKVETGSKEKEKFTMILPNLGRLAKLPLPLKRLTEGLKPAKQSEDDEICTLFTNVMCISPPKEEDLLRIFTKQIEEDRRIVISRSNLNEMHMVLEEHGLSCMDLLYVNSDGVILTKRKAEKVVGWAKNHYLSSCLSPSVKGDRLHVPCESLELAILRLKEQETASKKPSQNLKNLAKDEYETNFVSAVVPPGEIGVKFDDVGALEDVKRALNELVILPMQRPELFSHGNLLRPCKGILLFGPPGTGKTLIAKALATEAGANFISITGSTLTSKWFGDAEKLTRALFSFASKLAPVIIFIDEVDSLLGARGGSFEHEATRRMRNEFMAAWDGLRSKDSQRILILGATNRPFDLDDAVIRRLPRRIYVDLPDAENRLKILNIILARENLESGFSFDQLANATEGYSGSDLKNLCVAAAYRPVQELLEHEIKGHRIDEIAVLRPLNLDDFIHSKAKVGPSVAYDAASMNELRKWNDRYGEGGSRRKSPFGF
- the LOC140976697 gene encoding uncharacterized protein isoform X1 — encoded protein: MYAMRIAYRNKKRNHVVLRGKYFVNTNCRYYSGEQCLRSAPQAENHESRDSLTERYLSNSRWSSGLVHERRCTSVHGRFDISWRSCLLRFYSSEGNGRNASEDKCVQAKDVAACDEKKVHKEEKSENVRNCDAHGRLGVEDQMEWLKNEKLAMENKKKESPFLPRRERFRNEFLRRIVPWEKISLSWDTFPYYIHEHSKNLLVECVASHLKHKKFTTTYGGRLSSSSGRILLQSIPGTELYRERLVRALARDLQVPLLVLDSSILAPYDSPEECSTENESDEDNTESVEECTSESESEDENEASNEEDYTSGDERAGGSDDEVDVQATAEALKKLAHYNLEEFEKSVSGDVESSSGSSKPEADEPSDQANQPLKKGDRVKYIGPSISIEANKRIVLGQIPTPDGPTNAYTVIRCRTLCSGQRGEVYEVNGDDVAVVFDTFGHSTKEVQQDEKGSEPAAQPSVCWIHVKDIERDLDAQVHDCYVAMEALCEVLESQEPLVVYFPDSSLWLSRAVPKSNRKEFIRKMRELFDQLAGPVVLICGQNKVETGSKEKEKFTMILPNLGRLAKLPLPLKRLTEGLKPAKQSEDDEICTLFTNVMCISPPKEEDLLRIFTKQIEEDRRIVISRSNLNEMHMVLEEHGLSCMDLLYVNSDGVILTKRKAEKVVGWAKNHYLSSCLSPSVKGDRLHVPCESLELAILRLKEQETASKKPSQNLKNLAKDEYETNFVSAVVPPGEIGVKFDDVGALEDVKRALNELVILPMQRPELFSHGNLLRPCKGILLFGPPGTGKTLIAKALATEAGANFISITGSTLTSKWFGDAEKLTRALFSFASKLAPVIIFIDEVDSLLGARGGSFEHEATRRMRNEFMAAWDGLRSKDSQRILILGATNRPFDLDDAVIRRLPRRIYVDLPDAENRLKILNIILARENLESGFSFDQLANATEGYSGSDLKNLCVAAAYRPVQELLEHEIKGHRIDEIAVLRPLNLDDFIHSKAKVGPSVAYDAASMNELRKWNDRYGEGGSRRKSPFGF